The DNA region aacttatcataataaattataattgaatgcCTGTATACATATACTCtcaatatatactttttttatatactataaatataatatttgtttaacTTAGATAAGATTATCAGATTAATTATGTATACTAATTAATCCCTAGTTAAACTATAACAGTTATGCGATAATTCATCCATGCACTAGGTGTCGTTGGTgacatttataaaattttaatttactcattttttttcaattaagataaataaatgaaaaaaataaaataaaatagagcaCATCTTACATCTCGAAGAAGTCAAGTGAAGGAGATATTCCCACAAACACGAAGCGATTAGATTGCAATAAcgataaaaagttaaataaatatgcaTGCTTTTCATTTCTCAATTTTCCCTTTGTTATAAGGAGAGagactcactcactcactcacctCCATTTCCATTGTCACTGCTCCTTATTCGGATCTATCTCACAccctttctctcttttcttcttttctttcgttTTCCCTTCGCAAGTTAGTATCTTctcccttctctctctttccacgcgctttgtttctttttctgccATTTCTGTTCTGAAGCACTCTTGTTTCAATTCTAAGTCGTTTTGATCCACCCCGCGATCTGATCTAACTCTTTCATCTCTCAAAGTTTGTATCTTCGTGTGCCAGACACTTAAATTCCGCTTATTTTTTCTGGGGTGCTTTTgcaattgcttttttttttacatgtttgCGTGATCTGATGCGAAGTGGTGTTGTGTGAATTTGTGTTGGCAGGTGAGAGATGGCGCAAATTCTGCTTCATGGGACTCTTCACGCCACCGTCTTCGAGGTTGATAGGCTCAAtgctggtggtggtggtggcaatTTTTTCAGCAAGGTATTCGTTTTAGGACTATTTGAATCTGGTGATTTAATTGTTGATTTTGAGTTTTGAGTTGCACCTTTTTTGGATTTTCAAGTGTATGTGTTTCCATTTGTCTTGATAGTTCTTAAATCGAAGAAATCTCTTAGAGGTTTTGGATCAGTGGATTTGAGCTCGAAATGGACGCTGCTTCCTTTGAAGGAACCTTCCTTTGAAGGATCCGGGATTTGTTTGATTATTAGTTTAGTAttgcatataataataaattatttatgtaaaaaaactccttttgatattgttttatgtgatGTATCACAAGTGAAATGAAATTGAAGATGATGCAATTGTGAGATTGTCTGATGTCTTTAAACCTCGGTGTAAATGATTGATCGGTTTAAATTTGTAATCAGGTTTCAACTTTTGTGGCAATGAGTGGTTTTTCTAGTACTGCCAAAATTGTTTACAAACGTGTCTGTGAATTTTATCTGGAAATAAATTGTGCTGGTATTTAaagagcttttgttgttaaAATGCGAACGAGGTTAACCTTATGTTAGTATTCCTAGTCATGGCTTCTGGAAACAAATTTGTGATTTAACTGTTTGCTCAACATGAATCAAATTGTTGGCCTTTAggcaattaattttattttatgtaaccTTTATTACACATAtgctttatttaatttaaaaattgaccATGCTAGAGCTTGTGTTTGGATTTTGCTTTGTGACATAACTTTATACTTCCCAGAGTTGGATTGAGTCTCTTTAAGTGTGAGCCAAAATGTTTCGCAttatctattaattattttttggcaAGCCACATTCATTCAATTATGGACCTTTGCCCTCATGCCTTCATTTCAATATCACTGCAGGCATATTACTATCATTGACTAATCACGGATATTAACTTACATATGTGcacatttgaaaagaaaatattcaacTGCTTTACATTTGCTCCTTTATTTTCCTATTCACTATTATTGACTCATGTAATTCTTTTTCTGCTACAGCTCAAGCAAAACTTTGAGGAGACTGTTGGCATCGGAAAGGGAGTTACTAAACTCTATGCAACCATTGATCTGGAGAAAGCAAGAGTAGGAAGGACTAGAATCATAGAAAATGAACATACTAATCCCAGATGGTATGAGTCTTTTCACATTTATTGTGCTCATATGGCTTCAAATATCATATTCACTGTGAAAGATGATAATCCTATTGGGGCAACTTTAATTGGAAGAGCTTATGTGCCTGTTTCGGAGGTCTTGGATGGTGAGGAAATAGATAGGTGGGTTGAAATCTTGGACGAGGAAAAAAACCCAATACAAGAGGGTTCAAAGATCCATGTGAAGCTGCAATATTTTGATGTCACAAAAGACCGCAACTGGGCTCGAGGCATTAGAAGTCCTAAATTCCCCGGCGTTCCCTATACTTTCTTCTCACAGAGGCAAGGATGTAAGGTATCTCTGTACCAAGATGCTCATGTACCTGATAATTTTGTACCTAAAATACCTCTTGCTGGAGGCAAGAATTATGAGGCTCATAGGTGTTGGGAGGATATATTTGATGCAATCACTAATGCTAGACACTTCATATACATTACTGGTTGGTCTGTTTATACTGAAATTTCCTTGGTGAGGGATTCTAGGAGGCCAAAGCCTGGGGGAGACCAAACACTTGGTGAGCTTCTCAAGAAAAAGGCAAATGAAGGGGTTAAGGTATTGATGCTTGTTTGGGATGATAGAACATCAGTTGGTTTGTTGAAAAAAGATGGACTAATGGCTACTCACGATGAAGAAACTGCACAGTTCTTTGAAGGCACTGAGGTGCATTGTGTTTTATGCCCCCGCAATCCTGATGATGGTGGTAGCATTGTTCAGGATTTACAAATTTCTACCATGTTTACTCATCACCAGAAGATCGTGGTGGTTGACGGTGCGATGCCAGGTGAAGGGTCAGATAGGCGAAGAATTGTGAGTTTTGTTGGGGGTATTGACCTCTGCGACGGAAGATATGACACGGCCTTCCACTCACTTTTCAGAACCCTAGACACAGCACACCATGACGATTTTCATCAGCCTAACTTTCCTGGTGCTGCTATCACAAAAGGTGGTCCCAGGGAACCATGGCACGACATCCACTCCCGGCTTGAAGGACCCATAGCTTGGGATGTTTTGTTCAACTTTGAGCAGAGATGGAGAAAGCAAGGTGGGAAGGATGTACTTGTTCCACTGAGAGAGCTTGAAGATGTCATTATTCCCCCATCCCCAGTAACGTTTCCTGAAGATCATGAGACCTGGAATGTTCAGTTGTTTAGATCCATTGATGGTGGGGCTGCTTTTGGGTTCCCGGAGACTCCTGAAGATGCTGCCAGAGCTGGTCTTATTAGTGGGAAGGATAATATCATTGATCGTAGCATTCAAGATGCTTATATTAATGCTATTCGACGTGCAAAGAACTTCATCTATATTGAAAATCAGTATTTCCTTGGAAGCTCTTTTGCCTGGAGTGCTGATGATATTAAGCCTGAAGACATTGGTGCTTTGCATCTAATCCCAAAGGAACTTTCACTCAAGATTGTTAGTAAGATTGAAGCTGGGGAAAGGTTTGCTGTGTATGTTGTAGTCCCAATGTGGCCAGAGGGTGTTCCAGAAAGTGCATCAGTTCAGGCAATATTGGACTGGCAGAGGAGAACAATGGAGATGATGTACAAGGACATTATTCAGGCACTCAGAGCTAAGGGAATCGATGAAGATCCTCGAAACTATTTGACATTCTTCTGCCTTGGCAACCGGGAAGTGAAGAAACCAGGAGAATATGAGCCTTCTGAGCAACCAGATCCTGATTCAGATTATCAGAGAGCCCAAGAGGCCCGACGATTCATGATTTATGTTCATACCAAGATGATGATAGGTAAGTTGGAAAATTATACTGccattgtttttgaaaaacaatcttacaaataatttacattttgaagCCACAATATTCTATACTTTTATCATTATTGTCAAGATTATACATGTTTCGTTCCCTTGCAGTTGAATATTCTATACTTTTATCATTATTGTCAAGATTATACATGTTTCGTTCCCTTGCAGTTGATGACGAATACATAATCGTTGGATCTGCCAATATCAACCAAAGGTCAATGGATGGTGCTAGGGACTCTGAGATTGCCATGGGTGCTTATCAGCCCTATCATTTGGCTACCAGGCAGCCAGCACGTGGTCAGATTCACGGTTTCCGCATGTCATTGTGGTATGAGCACCTTGGCATGCTTCATGACTCCTTCCTCCAGCCAGAAAGTGATGAATGCATTAACAAGGTGAACCAAGTTGCTGACAAATATTGGGATCTGTATTCTAACGAGTCACTTGAGCATGACCTTCCCGGTCACCTTCTCCGCTACCCCATCGGGGTTGCCAGTGAAGGAGATGTCACCGAGCTGCCAGGATTTGAATTCTTCCCCGACACCAAGGCTCGCATTCTTGGTGGCAAAGCTGACTACCTCCCCCCTATTCTCACTACTTAATTTGATTTTGTACTTTGTTACAAACTTGTTATTGCTTACATCCTAATCTGTGTTTTCATTACTACTTAGTAATAATCTTAATATAGTCTTGTGATGTCTTGTGGAGATGTTTTTTCTGCTATTTTTCTGAAGATTTCAGTGACAGATTTTAGTTATCTGATGTTGTTGGTGGGTATGGCTTTGACTGGTTTCTAATCAATGTTTCCTTTTCTCCCACAATGTCGTTGTtatttttctacttgttttcTGGTTTGAATTATTCTAAGCTATTACCTAACAAGAAGATATATCAGATTCTTTTGGGGAATATTTGGGTTGTGAAAGCAAGCCATGCAAATGCAAAATAGAAATATCTTTGAAGTCTTAAAATACGCAATCAATCTTTTAGGTAATTTAGGTGGTAATGGGGACAAATGTCTCAAACTATGGAAACAAGAAGGGAAAATGTTGGGGTCTGCAACTGTGTGGTTCTCTCATATTGCCCTTAGAGCCTTCAACTCGGCATGATGATGGTGATGAGTTAACaatcattttgatattttaggATGTGATTTGCTTTAATGAATCCTTTAGAAATTTAatagttatattatattttaattttaatttttaaatattttaatctcaattatctattatttttaatcacaatttaatgattattattaattgttttcaaaGTGCTCTCATAGTCGTATTCTATATTGATTTATATGGGATTAATTGTAAAATTCATTTTcctattttgtttatttcaccAACTCAatccttttatattttaaaattcactaTCTTAGTCTACATAGTTAATTTTAACGGTCGatggttaaattttaaatgtcgATTATACTGTAAAgttgatcaatattttcttaaaaattaaaaacttaaaaaatgtttgaagAATGACTAAAATTATGGTCTTTGAAGTGAATAATATATTCCTTTATCATTACACTCacataaccatttgaatatctggtataaaatatagtattaatataaattttgtgtgaaaataattcaaaatttaaatttctttttttaatttattatattttaaatttttttatatattatcttttaaaatataatatatgagattaaattttattttttcaaaaattagaatataaatacttatataagttttatttttattatatattatatttttataatcttatttatttttatcacatcatagaaaaattattttatacaataaatatataatataaattttatcttttaatgtatatttttatataaattataattttataaaatgatagtattttattatcttttaaaatatttgtatatgtaatttaataatagtattttttatctatattaagatattcttgttatttattagaataatttttatttatatctaattttattatatcaggtacataattttttaaaaaattaaattatatagtaaagatatataattaaataaaataacagtatttttttaaaaaaatatttatgtgtgtgatttattgataatattttttatctatattacaataaataataatattattttaatacatataaaaaacatattatcaCTAAATCacaagtattattttaaaagataaatataatatgtaaaataaaagtaaaacttatataaatataaatattctaatttatatgaaaatagaatttaatcttgtatattatattttaaaagatgatatataagattataaaaatataataaattaaaaaaagaataaaattttaattttgaattatttttacataaaacttatattaatattatattttgcatcaaatattcaaataagtATTTGTGTGTAGCGGTAAATGAGtgtcttttttatttcaatgatcGTGATTCTATTTCTtcctcaatcattttttttaattcttacttttttaaaaaatattgatcaattttttaatttagtcaacatttaaaatttaatagtcAACTATTAAAATAAGCTCTTATGACTaggataatgaattttaaaatataaaaagactcaaataataaattaaaaaaataacaagtccgatttagtaaaataaacaaaataagaatagagattttgtaattaagtcatttatataactatttaaattttaactattaactttttaattactaATGATTATAACTTCTCACTTcatacttttaatatatttatttatttttggatacAATTGAAAGAAATAGCCAAATATTTTGACTTTTGACTAATCAGGAAAACATGAAATAGAAGAGGCAAGTACCTATTTACAACCACAAGAACGAAAAACAAATCAGATTTTTTTCTCCCTTCTTCGCACAACAACCTTTCCATCAAACCATAGTTGTAACTTGCAAGTGGTTCAAAACCTGTTAAGATCCtggtaaagaaaataaaatgcacaACACACTGAACATGGCCTGGCCGAGAACATTATCATGTTTGAAGTTTCACGTGATAAAgttctttatctcttttttaaaGAGTAAATAGTAtgtaaaagtgtaaaaagtttttACAGTTTAAAGGATTTGATTCAATCACAATTTATTATATGatcattttaaatttgtcatatataattaaaaaaaaactacactgtcttaattataaatatgtacAAATATTAATAGCCTTATATGTCAGATTTTATGAAGAAATGATCGTTGCCTGTaacattaaaattgaaaaattaaaaaaagaaaggaagatgaAAGAGGTTACAGTGGAAAAATCTATCCCCTGTTCCAACTTGGAAAACAGAATCTACATGAAGAAGCATAGGGTGATTAGTGACAGCACGACATCCTATGCACCCGATCCCTCAAAATACCATTATACAGAGCAATTCGATTCGCTGGCATTTCATGTTTTTTCGGAATTTCACTTCTGCACTCGTTGCTTGATAATGATACTCTGTTTTGCCTCCCCtgtttttctctgtttttctcGTTACTAACTCTTTCTACTTCCTTCACCATCACATTTTCTGCAAATTTCactttcttcttattcttcttcctTTCCCGTTTCTTCTCCTCTGAAAATTGAAGTAAATACTCAAAAAATTCTCTTACGCTGCCAGcgcataatttttttctcttataataaataacaaaaaaaatccaagttTTTAACAAAGTTGCATGTTTAAGACTCGAAAACGGAAATATGTTCGAAAAAAAGAGAGGGAGTGGAGCAAAATTTACCTGAGTATATGCAAGAGCGaagaatttttttgttagagtggagagaatttgaatttcggGAAATTTGGAATGGCGGGGAAGTCTTTTGCCTCGAGAATGCAAGGTAAAGAACAGTGGTGGAGACGAGCATGGCTGTGGTGAACACGAGACCTTGTGAGATCGAAGAAGCCATATTGTGGGAGCAGAGCAACGTTGTCTTTTGAAAAGAACGAGGAGCAGAGAACCAGAGTTGACCATATAAAGGAAGAGACGTATAAATATTGAATAGAGAGAGGGATGGGTGAATGGATGTACCTTTTCACGAAGCTTCTTTGCTAGTAGTTGAtgggaaaataatattaaagaaaaaataatgagtagaaaatagaaaattccaacaaCTCTggtaaagggaaaataaataaataataataaccaaaATAACACTGGATAATTGGTCGATTATGATATGAGGATAGTTTGGCAGGTAGTGAGCATCTTGGTGGCTTTCATATAAAAGCAATAAGTATagagttttttttgttgttataaCAGTAATAATGGTAATAAGAGAAATGGTAGCTCTCAATAACactttattttggatttttttaattaattaaaatttattaaaaattatcaattttaataggttttgtttttaatttaatataaatgagaaaagagaaatattaattgaaaaaacaaaacttattaaaattgataattttcaataaattctaacaataaaaaacaatatctAAAAGAGAATGTCCGCTAGCATTAttctactaataataataaaagtcatTCACACATCTTCaaagatttttaaatttgtgaatattaacataattatattaataataagtatactttaatttatatttattatgctaacatatgttaatataattataacgcCTATGAATTGTCTTACAATTTGCCGTTAACCAATCAAAATGCATTATCATTGGTATGacatttaaaatagttttattataaaagataataaatttattatatagtaGGGGTGTTTTTGGTGCAGTTTGGTGTAATTTtcagttaaaattaattcaaactaaaaaaaaaattaagtgtgacacaatttgatttgttttatgttatttatgaaaatcaaaccaaactaaatcaaatttttacaatttggtttgattcaatttaaaaaattctattagtaaatttttaaaaaatgtttaaaatttttgtcattcattggataaaacttaaataataactaattcaacaataaaaaaaatataaatgaataacaaaagttttaacaattatacttaaaataaaacaagttgaATAGTACTTGAATAATAACCCTTCAtcataaaagtaattatttaacttaaaagtaaaaacaaaacataatacttgtttacaaatttcaaaaacaaacttaacaaaacaaaaatcatgtttATTCGCAGCTATGGAAACTCAATAAGTATATATCCAACAACAAAACACTAGTAATTACAATAATAGTTTCTAGAAGTGTTTATAATAcgatttggtttggtttgattttcacATGTCAAAACATGAACCAATCATACTGTGcaatttggaaaataaaataaaaatcaaaccaataaccattaatttttatgcaaattaaattttttttgattaattttttatttatagtcaatttaatttgattttgaacaCCTCTATTATAcatgatttattattaaataataatataaaattattttatgtgtataacaaaaaaaattatgaagacattaaaaattgaagatgaagacatgaaaaataattagaatttcaaaataaataaacatagatGTTTCCATTGCCAAAAAAAACCATAGATGTTCCCGCATCATAAAATGAGAGCTTTGTTATTGTTTTGGGTTGTTGAGACTTGTGATGGGTCAAAGGTCAAAGAGGAATACTCCTTTCTAGATGCTGAAGATGTCAAGATGGTCAGAGTTAGAGAAAAACGTTCCCAACTTGGATTATTAGCTGATAACTGGGAGTCCATAGTCCATATCATGgtagtatataaaaatataatgcaaTATTAGGCTTAGGGTTCAACTACTTAattttattgtaataaaaaaatacttttattttatttattgatttcctTCAGAGTATTGTTAATTTATactgtatttttataaaatttagttgtGATATATTAACcgtgtaaaataaatttatattatagtccaataataaattagtgataatataatatttaagataattttataaaaaaaattaacatatataatgatttatgattaaatgataattaatataaaattattttacactctttatttaataatttttttcttcttttttatatatttgataatatattatatactactggttaaaaaacacaatttgtttaagtatgtttattaattttttttacaaaaactatttttaatggttttttcatttatttttcttaatgagTGTGTTAAGAATACTAACATCTATCTTACGAAACATGTCATAATGATGTGTTTGACATATAATGTAAGTCTCACATGTTACTCtgattaaattagtttaaaagataattaatgtattttattaaacTATTGAAGTGACTTACTAAATTAGGATatgtttagataatttttttcacaagtaattatcagaaaaaataagaacataaattaaattcttcattaaattaaaattagtttatttataaataatttatagaaatttttttagattaattcctgtaaaaaaattaattttgtgtaagttaattttattttattttatattatttcttcttttttcttttagatgtgtgtgtatatatatatatatacccgcATGTGCAAGTAAAAAAATCTGTTGGTCACgtgaaatgtataaaaaatctGTTGGagtattatataattttcaacCTTATTAATATTGTTGAGTTCAGTTCTCACAGGTGGGTGGCCAGTAATATATGCTCACGGGACCGCATATGCAGATATTTGAggaatatattttaagaaaaatattaggatgagagttttttctttttcttgcgaTTTAtagactattttttaatttgaaatcaatttaaaatatgttgtctaaaaaaaactcaatttaaaataataagtaagataattttttgaattcaactcaatttaaaatattgcttttatttttctatgatttttttagtttcagtGCTTCACTTGTTTTTCATGAAATAGTTCTCacatgttttacttttttttaaattatgtttatttgtaTGAccttctaattatttattttaattttcaatgtatttattatttttatttatttaattttcattacatataacaaaagaactatatTGAAATGAGTAAATAATATGGttaacttaaaatatttaattaaaattatatgttaaataatttaaaatatgtattaaatactttttattatattgaCGTTGTTGAATCatgtttcaataattttttttttctttgaaaaatatcaataaacaacgatataattttttaaaatatttttttaattaatacttcaatttatttaattaatgttatatataaattaaattatctttaaatttatttattaattaaaaaaaaatgacacttTTTTATGTGTATgcctttattaattttaaatgcattttattatcattaaaaataaattaatattaattaattttttaagtttttattttgagttttaactTAAATAGCCTTTCAGCCAAAATAAAGCTAGGCCAAACTTAACCTAAATGTTTCAAATTAAGCTTTAGTCCTAATTGTGTAACTAGTTATTTTAGTCCAAAGTGTAGGGTAGGTGTTAACTGATGCCAACATCTTCACTTAGGTTCAATGCTTCTATAATGCAATGGTGAATAATGAATCACACCTTGATCCAGAGTAAAGTTACCTTCTTTTAGAGACAAAGTAAAGTTAGTTAATTATTATAACATGCAATGTGTTTAATCGTGGCTCGTAACTTAGCTTAGAACTCGACATACTCACCTACCTTAAGCATAACAAGTAGGGGATAATTGTTTTGGAGTGGTGTTAAGGTTAAATCCATGTAACCTTGCTAACGTTGACAAAGGAGGAACACCTTCATTTAGGCATACGGTTATTATAATGCAACTGTGATTAACGCGAATTACAAATCGAGTTGAAGTAATGTTACTGTGATAATTTTTCTACTCACTTgatgttttaataatttttaaagtattaatttcaatttatgtGAGAGTGCAATGTTGCAAACATCTTAAATCTCAATTAACATAGAAGATACAATAGTCGAAATAGGGATAAACTGATCAAAATTACACTGACATAACAAAGTTTTAATTTGTGGTTGATGTTTAATTACTATAAATAATcaataactatttattataattggTGATAATTTTATGGTTTCTTAGTAAATCTATGATCAAACTACGAACCttaccattttattttattttgattccaaACCTTTTACTCGTGTTACGTGAACAAGGCCAACAGGTTATCGTAAGGTCATAACCTTTTACATTATTATACTCCAGAAATTAGAACGTGAACGCCTAAAATTCCTACACCATACGAATAATTAGAATAATAAATCAGTAAActcatttcattatttaaacTAATATCATAATGACGGTATTCTGTTATATGTCAGTGTAAACTAATatcataataatgtaaaagaaaaaaaactaatgtcaTAGTAAACTCCgtctttggataaaaaaataaacaagaaactCCGTCTATCATAATAGTCaaacataaaaacaatattattttaattttttaagattaaacaTTATTAGAATAGTCAAGAAACGCCGAAAATGTCAAGTTACCATCTTGAGCCGAATTTTCGGATTCACGGCTCGTAAGTCGTAAGGCTATGTGCCCTAAACGATACACCTACTATCTAGGGACTTCTAAcaaataaattcttaatttgCAGATAATGTAAATGTAAATGGCCATTCGTTGTTACCATGCATTGTTCACTGAATAATGTTTACGTTTGTTTCG from Glycine soja cultivar W05 chromosome 8, ASM419377v2, whole genome shotgun sequence includes:
- the LOC114422451 gene encoding phospholipase D alpha 1, yielding MAQILLHGTLHATVFEVDRLNAGGGGGNFFSKLKQNFEETVGIGKGVTKLYATIDLEKARVGRTRIIENEHTNPRWYESFHIYCAHMASNIIFTVKDDNPIGATLIGRAYVPVSEVLDGEEIDRWVEILDEEKNPIQEGSKIHVKLQYFDVTKDRNWARGIRSPKFPGVPYTFFSQRQGCKVSLYQDAHVPDNFVPKIPLAGGKNYEAHRCWEDIFDAITNARHFIYITGWSVYTEISLVRDSRRPKPGGDQTLGELLKKKANEGVKVLMLVWDDRTSVGLLKKDGLMATHDEETAQFFEGTEVHCVLCPRNPDDGGSIVQDLQISTMFTHHQKIVVVDGAMPGEGSDRRRIVSFVGGIDLCDGRYDTAFHSLFRTLDTAHHDDFHQPNFPGAAITKGGPREPWHDIHSRLEGPIAWDVLFNFEQRWRKQGGKDVLVPLRELEDVIIPPSPVTFPEDHETWNVQLFRSIDGGAAFGFPETPEDAARAGLISGKDNIIDRSIQDAYINAIRRAKNFIYIENQYFLGSSFAWSADDIKPEDIGALHLIPKELSLKIVSKIEAGERFAVYVVVPMWPEGVPESASVQAILDWQRRTMEMMYKDIIQALRAKGIDEDPRNYLTFFCLGNREVKKPGEYEPSEQPDPDSDYQRAQEARRFMIYVHTKMMIVDDEYIIVGSANINQRSMDGARDSEIAMGAYQPYHLATRQPARGQIHGFRMSLWYEHLGMLHDSFLQPESDECINKVNQVADKYWDLYSNESLEHDLPGHLLRYPIGVASEGDVTELPGFEFFPDTKARILGGKADYLPPILTT
- the LOC114424411 gene encoding uncharacterized protein LOC114424411; the encoded protein is MASSISQGLVFTTAMLVSTTVLYLAFSRQKTSPPFQISRNSNSLHSNKKILRSCIYSEEKKRERKKNKKKVKFAENVMVKEVERVSNEKNREKQGRQNRVSLSSNECRSEIPKKHEMPANRIALYNGILRDRVHRMSCCH